The DNA sequence ACGAAGGCCGCGAACGACTGGTTCAAGGCGCACAAGACGGTCCGGTCCCAGGACGACTCCGGGCAGTACCAGGAAGCCGTCGACTTCGCCGTGCTGGAGGACAAGACCGACGGCTCGGCCCCGGCGTTCCGGCGGCTCGACGACGCCCTCCAGGACGCGATCGACGTCGGCCGGCAGGAGTTCCTCGACAGCACCCACAGCGGCGACGGCGCGCTGACGCTCCTCGCGCCGGGCCTGGCCCTGCTCGCGATCGTCGCCGCGGCGGGGGCCACCATGGGAATCCGGGAGCGACTGAGGGAGTACCGGTGAGCAGGCGGGGTTACACGGTCCGGATCGGGGTGCTGGCGGTCGTCGCGACGCTGGCGGCGGCCTGCGGGAGCCCTGGGAAACCGGTCGACCCCGCGCCGGTGGGCAACGCGGCCTGGCCGCAGCCCGCGCACGTCGGCGGCCCGGACTCGACGGCCGGCGGCGGCACCGACACCAGCTGCAACCCGCAGGCCAGCCTCGCGCCGAGCGGGACGTCGATCCCCGACGGCTCGACCATGGCGAAGATCAAGGAACGCGGGAAGCTGATCGCCGGCGTCGACCAGACCACGTACCTCTTCGGGTTCCGCAACCCCACCTCGGGCAACATCGAGGGCTTCGACATCGACATGGTCAACGAGATCGCCCGGGCGATCTTCGGCGCGCCGGAAGGGCGCGTGCAGTTCCGCGCGATCCCGTCGTCGCAGCGCGAAGACGTGCTGACGCAGGGCCAGGTCGACATCGTGGTCCGGACCTACAGCATCACCTGCGCGCGCAAGGCGAAGGTGCAGTTCTCCTCCGTGTACTACAAGGCCGGTCAGCGGATCCTCGTCACCAAGGAGTCGAAGGTCACCAAGCTGGCCGACCTGAGCGGCAAGCGGGTGTGCGCGACGAAGAAGTCGACGTCGCTGGCGAAGATCGCGACGGACCCCGCGAAGCCGGTGCCGGTGTCGGTGGACAACTG is a window from the Amycolatopsis sp. NBC_00355 genome containing:
- a CDS encoding glutamate ABC transporter substrate-binding protein, which encodes MSRRGYTVRIGVLAVVATLAAACGSPGKPVDPAPVGNAAWPQPAHVGGPDSTAGGGTDTSCNPQASLAPSGTSIPDGSTMAKIKERGKLIAGVDQTTYLFGFRNPTSGNIEGFDIDMVNEIARAIFGAPEGRVQFRAIPSSQREDVLTQGQVDIVVRTYSITCARKAKVQFSSVYYKAGQRILVTKESKVTKLADLSGKRVCATKKSTSLAKIATDPAKPVPVSVDNWSDCLVMLQQGQVEAVSTDDTILAGMAAQDPTLQVVGDRFTEENYGIGVPKDNTDMVKYVNAVLDNVRNSGAWQDSYRKWVEPSLGPATPPSPQYQ